TCGCCCAGGGTGTGAATGAACTCCCCCGGTGCCAGGCCGCAGACCTGGGCGATCATCTGGGTCAGCAGCGCGTAGCTGGCGATATTGAAGGGCACGCCGAGGAAGATATCGGCACTGCGCTGGTAGAGCTGGCAGGACAGGCGGCCGTCGCTGACGTAGAACTGAAAGAGCGCGTGGCAAGGCGGCAGGGCCATCTCGTCGACCAGCGCCGGGTTCCAGGCGGAGACGATCAGCCGACGCGAATCCGGGTTGTGCTTGATCTGTTCGATCAGTTTGGCGATCTGGTCGACATGCCCGCCCTCGGGATGCGGCCAGCTGCGCCACTGATAGCCATAGACCGGGCCCAGGTCGCCGTTCTCGTCCGCCCACTCGTCCCAGATCCGAACGCCGTTCTCCTTGAGGTAGGCGATATTGGTGTCGCCGGAGAGGAACCACAGCAGTTCATGGATGATGGAGCGCAGGTGCAGCTTCTTGGTGGTGAGCAGCGGGAATCCCCGCGCCAGGTCGAAGCGCATCTGGTGGCCGAACACGCTCCTGGTGCCGACGCCGGTGCGATCGTGCTTGGTGACGCCATGTTCGAGCACATGGCGCATCAGGTCCAGATAGGGCTGCTCGAGCGCCGGGGCGGCGCCGGTGGCGGTGTCGTGGGTGTCGTCTGGCATCAGGTCTGGCATCAGGGCATCGCCGAAGGTTGTGACAAAGCGCCTAGTGTACTGAGTCGGCGAATCGCCGGCCACCGCCCTGCCCGAGCCACCGATGGGGCTCGACGCTCAGGCACTCGCCGGGTCGACCGGCCGAGCGTCATCCACCGGGCAGCGACGCGACCACAGGATCAGCAGCACGCCGGCGAGGATCATGGGCAAGGACAGCAGCATGCCCATGGTCAGCCAGTTCCAGGCGATGAAACCGAGCTGGGGATCCGGCAGGCGCACGAATTCGATCAGGAAG
The genomic region above belongs to Halomonas sp. YLGW01 and contains:
- a CDS encoding thymidylate synthase is translated as MPDDTHDTATGAAPALEQPYLDLMRHVLEHGVTKHDRTGVGTRSVFGHQMRFDLARGFPLLTTKKLHLRSIIHELLWFLSGDTNIAYLKENGVRIWDEWADENGDLGPVYGYQWRSWPHPEGGHVDQIAKLIEQIKHNPDSRRLIVSAWNPALVDEMALPPCHALFQFYVSDGRLSCQLYQRSADIFLGVPFNIASYALLTQMIAQVCGLAPGEFIHTLGDAHLYSNHLEQAELQLSRAPLAAPSLWLNPEIDDLFAFRFEDIRIDGYEAHPHIKAKVAV